Proteins encoded by one window of Cystobacter ferrugineus:
- the pulA gene encoding pullulanase-type alpha-1,6-glucosidase, whose product MTPASPPLGRIRARTLLCALSLLSAGAASAQPTSVTLVGSAPLCAPDDTACTTSRLEQDATDLVWTKSFSLPAGPTTFRAVVDEAGTVSTYGQKGEKDGAEYSLTLGQPESVKFYYDPESHWVTTGKSVIATVAGSFQSELGCPGDWQPDCLRSWLKDVDGDGTYTFTTTALSAGSYACKVAINENWDVNYGANGAPGGVDIGFSVPSSGMPVVFTFNSTSHILNIEVVGAPKGDIERARAYWVSGELLAWNATGTAQLPEGATFRLHHDPTGAMTLGASGISGGNVLPLSIEPAGLPPHIAEKFPHLKGLTVLRIADSDLIQVKDILKGQMALSLTDGGGNVVNATGVQLPLALDALYANDESLGVTWSGNTPTFKLWAPTARNVALMLYNNSKPEAVGTRVAMSLDAATGVWSTQVDGSWRNKFYLYEVEVYVPSQKQVVKSLVTDPYSLGLSLNSKRSQVVNLADPALAPAGWNSLKKPALDAPEDIVLYELHVRDFSIRDLTVPEPRRGTFLAFTELESNGMKHLRGLAQKGLTHVHLLPVFDIATIEEDRSKQQVPAGNLAALPPDSEEQQKAVVAVKDTDGFNWGYDPFHYTVPEGSYAVNPDGNSRIVEFRQMVKALSDSGLRVVMDVVYNHVNGSGLSDTSVLDKVVPGYYQRLNADGNVETSTCCQNTASEHAMFEKLMVDSLVTWAKFYKVDGFRFDLMGHHMKSNMLEVQERLRALTVEKDGVDGSKIYLYGEGWDFGEVVGNARGINATQLNMTGTGIGTFSDRLRDAARGGGPFSGLKEQGFISGLWYDSNSTTSGTPEEQRQRLLHHMDQIRVGLVGNLRDYTLVNKEGNTVKGSEVDYNGQPAGYTSDPQEVITYVSAHDNETLFDAVQFKAPASADLDTRVRMHNMGLSLVALGQGIPFFHAGDELLRSKSLDRDSYNSGDWFNALDFTYTSNNWGVGLPPEEKNKDNWPAMKELLGNPALKATPEHIRRAHEHFGEMLSIRKSAALFRLRTAQDVQEHVSFLNTGSSQVPGLIVMKLQDGAAADGVTDVVVFFNANDEQQSFQIPEYANREMVLHPVQQGSSDPVVRGASFQSGSFTVPGRSTVVFVNPGRIPPDGADGCGGCAGTGGGAIGGLALLAGGLLRKRRRAS is encoded by the coding sequence ATGACCCCTGCTTCTCCACCCCTCGGAAGAATCCGGGCGCGGACCCTGCTCTGTGCCCTGTCCCTGCTCTCGGCGGGAGCCGCCTCGGCGCAGCCCACGAGTGTCACGCTCGTCGGCTCCGCGCCGCTGTGCGCTCCGGACGATACGGCCTGCACCACGTCCCGCTTGGAGCAGGACGCGACCGATCTCGTCTGGACGAAGTCGTTCTCACTGCCGGCGGGCCCCACCACCTTCCGCGCGGTCGTGGACGAAGCGGGCACGGTGTCCACCTATGGGCAGAAGGGCGAGAAGGATGGGGCCGAGTACTCGCTGACGCTTGGCCAGCCGGAGAGCGTCAAGTTCTACTACGACCCGGAGAGCCACTGGGTCACCACCGGCAAGTCCGTCATCGCCACGGTGGCGGGCAGCTTCCAGAGCGAGTTGGGTTGTCCGGGTGACTGGCAGCCGGACTGCCTGCGCTCGTGGCTGAAGGACGTGGATGGAGATGGCACCTACACGTTCACGACGACGGCGCTTTCCGCGGGCAGCTATGCGTGCAAGGTCGCCATCAATGAGAACTGGGATGTGAACTATGGAGCGAATGGTGCGCCGGGTGGCGTTGACATCGGCTTCTCCGTGCCTTCCTCGGGGATGCCCGTGGTCTTCACCTTCAACTCCACGAGCCACATCTTGAACATCGAGGTCGTTGGCGCGCCCAAGGGAGACATCGAGCGGGCGCGGGCCTACTGGGTGTCCGGAGAGCTGCTGGCGTGGAACGCCACGGGCACGGCCCAGCTCCCCGAGGGGGCCACCTTCCGGCTGCACCACGATCCCACGGGCGCGATGACGCTCGGAGCGTCGGGCATCTCGGGGGGCAACGTGCTGCCGCTGTCGATCGAGCCCGCGGGGCTGCCTCCGCACATCGCCGAGAAGTTCCCGCACCTCAAGGGCCTGACGGTGCTGCGCATCGCCGACTCGGACCTCATCCAGGTCAAGGACATCCTCAAGGGGCAGATGGCGCTGTCGCTCACGGACGGCGGGGGCAACGTGGTGAACGCCACCGGCGTGCAACTGCCGCTCGCGCTGGACGCGCTCTACGCCAACGACGAGTCCCTGGGCGTCACCTGGTCGGGCAACACGCCCACCTTCAAGCTCTGGGCGCCCACGGCGCGCAACGTGGCGCTGATGCTCTACAACAACTCCAAGCCGGAGGCGGTGGGCACGCGCGTGGCCATGTCGCTCGATGCCGCCACGGGCGTCTGGAGCACCCAGGTCGACGGGAGCTGGCGCAACAAGTTCTACCTCTATGAGGTGGAGGTGTATGTCCCCTCCCAGAAGCAGGTCGTGAAGAGCCTGGTCACCGACCCCTACTCGCTGGGCCTGTCCCTCAACAGCAAGCGCAGCCAGGTGGTGAACCTGGCGGATCCGGCGCTCGCGCCCGCGGGCTGGAATTCGCTCAAGAAGCCCGCGCTCGACGCGCCCGAGGACATCGTCCTCTACGAGCTGCACGTGCGCGACTTCAGCATCCGCGACCTGACGGTGCCCGAGCCGAGGCGCGGCACCTTCCTGGCCTTCACCGAGCTGGAGTCCAACGGCATGAAGCACCTGCGGGGCCTGGCGCAGAAGGGCCTGACGCACGTGCACCTGCTGCCGGTGTTCGACATCGCCACCATCGAGGAGGACCGCTCCAAGCAGCAGGTGCCCGCGGGCAACCTCGCCGCCCTGCCTCCGGACTCCGAGGAGCAGCAGAAAGCGGTGGTCGCGGTGAAGGACACGGACGGCTTCAACTGGGGCTACGATCCGTTCCACTACACCGTGCCCGAGGGCAGCTACGCGGTGAACCCGGATGGCAACTCGCGCATCGTCGAGTTCCGCCAGATGGTGAAGGCGCTGTCGGACAGTGGCCTGCGCGTGGTGATGGACGTGGTGTACAACCACGTCAACGGCTCGGGCCTGTCGGACACGTCGGTGCTCGACAAGGTGGTGCCCGGCTACTACCAACGCCTCAACGCGGACGGCAACGTCGAGACGAGCACCTGCTGCCAGAACACGGCCTCCGAGCACGCCATGTTCGAGAAGCTCATGGTGGACTCGCTCGTCACCTGGGCGAAGTTCTACAAGGTGGACGGCTTCCGCTTCGATCTGATGGGCCACCACATGAAGTCCAACATGCTCGAGGTCCAGGAGCGGCTGCGCGCGCTCACCGTGGAGAAGGACGGCGTGGACGGCTCGAAGATCTACCTCTACGGCGAGGGCTGGGACTTCGGCGAGGTGGTGGGCAACGCGCGGGGCATCAACGCCACGCAGCTCAACATGACGGGCACGGGCATTGGCACCTTCAGTGACCGGCTGCGCGACGCGGCGCGCGGCGGAGGCCCGTTCAGCGGCCTGAAGGAGCAGGGCTTCATCAGCGGCCTCTGGTACGACTCCAACTCGACCACCTCCGGAACGCCCGAGGAGCAGCGCCAGCGGCTGCTGCACCACATGGATCAGATCCGCGTGGGCCTGGTGGGCAACCTGCGCGACTACACGCTCGTCAACAAGGAGGGCAACACGGTGAAGGGCTCGGAGGTGGACTACAACGGCCAGCCCGCCGGCTACACGTCCGATCCCCAGGAGGTCATCACCTACGTCTCGGCGCACGACAACGAGACGCTGTTCGACGCCGTCCAGTTCAAGGCGCCCGCCTCGGCCGACCTGGACACCCGGGTGCGCATGCACAACATGGGCTTGAGCCTGGTGGCGCTGGGCCAGGGCATTCCCTTCTTCCACGCGGGCGACGAGCTGCTGCGCTCCAAGTCACTCGACCGCGACAGCTACAACTCGGGAGACTGGTTCAACGCGCTCGACTTCACCTACACGTCGAACAACTGGGGCGTGGGTCTGCCCCCCGAGGAGAAGAACAAGGACAACTGGCCCGCCATGAAGGAGCTGCTGGGCAACCCTGCGCTCAAGGCGACGCCGGAGCACATCCGCCGCGCGCACGAGCACTTCGGCGAGATGCTGAGCATCCGCAAGAGCGCGGCCCTGTTCCGCCTGCGCACCGCCCAGGACGTCCAGGAGCACGTGAGCTTCCTGAACACGGGCTCCTCGCAGGTGCCGGGCCTCATCGTCATGAAGCTCCAGGACGGCGCGGCCGCCGATGGCGTCACCGACGTGGTGGTATTCTTCAACGCCAACGACGAGCAGCAGAGCTTCCAGATTCCCGAGTACGCCAACCGCGAGATGGTGCTGCACCCCGTGCAGCAGGGCTCGTCGGATCCGGTGGTACGCGGCGCGTCGTTCCAGTCGGGCTCCTTCACCGTGCCGGGGCGTAGCACGGTGGTGTTCGTGAACCCGGGGCGGATTCCCCCCGATGGGGCGGACGGCTGCGGCGGCTGCGCGGGAACCGGCGGTGGGGCCATCGGCGGTCTGGCCCTGCTGGCGGGTGGCCTGCTGCGCAAGCGGCGCCGCGCGTCGTGA
- a CDS encoding dipeptide epimerase gives MHPTLITELRFEPLNLPLTEPFAIATGAPERADNVLVRLTLADGTVGLGEAAPFTAVSGETQASTLEAMASVRDALVGRDASGWRPIGAWLTEALPRAPSARCGIELALLDALGRHHRMPLATLFGGAGRALDIDMTVTAGDEAHAAASARAIVARGIRTLKVKVGALTPEEDVRRMVIIRREAPGARLFADANGGYTVAGARAFLSGLEAAGVPLALFEQPVSREDWEGMAELTRASRVPICADESARTVADVVRLGREGGAHGVNLKLMKSGVVESLAMWNVARAFGMELMMGGMLESTLAMSSAVHFAAGLGGFDYADLDTHLFIREHSFRGGLRCEGGRVDVGHVQAGHGVELE, from the coding sequence ATGCACCCGACCCTCATCACCGAACTGCGCTTCGAGCCCCTCAACCTCCCGCTCACCGAGCCCTTCGCCATCGCCACGGGGGCCCCGGAGCGAGCGGACAACGTGCTGGTGCGGCTCACCCTCGCGGACGGCACGGTGGGGTTGGGCGAGGCGGCGCCCTTCACGGCCGTCTCCGGTGAGACGCAGGCCAGCACGCTCGAGGCCATGGCCTCCGTGCGCGATGCCCTGGTGGGCCGGGACGCGAGCGGCTGGAGGCCCATCGGCGCGTGGCTCACAGAGGCGCTGCCCCGGGCTCCGTCGGCGCGCTGTGGCATCGAGCTGGCGCTGCTGGACGCGCTGGGCCGCCACCACCGCATGCCCCTGGCCACCCTGTTCGGAGGAGCGGGCCGCGCGCTGGACATCGACATGACGGTGACGGCGGGGGACGAGGCGCACGCGGCCGCGTCGGCCCGGGCCATCGTCGCGCGGGGCATCCGCACCCTCAAGGTGAAGGTGGGTGCGCTGACTCCGGAGGAGGACGTGCGGCGCATGGTCATCATCCGCCGGGAGGCGCCCGGGGCCCGGCTGTTCGCGGACGCCAACGGGGGCTACACGGTGGCGGGCGCGCGTGCCTTCCTGTCCGGCCTGGAGGCGGCGGGCGTGCCGCTGGCGCTCTTCGAGCAGCCCGTGTCGCGCGAGGACTGGGAGGGCATGGCCGAGCTGACGCGCGCCTCGCGGGTGCCCATCTGCGCGGACGAGTCGGCGCGCACGGTGGCGGACGTGGTGCGCCTGGGCCGCGAGGGCGGCGCGCACGGGGTGAACCTCAAGCTGATGAAGAGCGGAGTGGTGGAGTCGCTGGCCATGTGGAACGTGGCGCGCGCCTTCGGCATGGAGCTGATGATGGGCGGCATGCTCGAGAGCACCCTGGCGATGAGCAGCGCGGTGCACTTCGCCGCGGGGTTGGGCGGTTTCGATTACGCGGACCTGGACACCCACCTCTTCATTCGCGAGCATTCCTTCCGCGGGGGGTTGCGGTGCGAGGGGGGACGGGTGGACGTCGGTCACGTCCAGGCCGGCCATGGTGTCGAGCTGGAGTGA
- a CDS encoding FAD-dependent monooxygenase: MLDALVVGAGPTGLTMASELARHGLSCRVVEQLPAPSPLSRALAVQARTLEIFEDLGIVEQALALGREVQGFNVVGQGGARARVSLRGFTSLETRYPFILMLPQDATEALLTEHLGSFGPRVERGVGLEGFEQGTEGVVATLMHEDGRTERVSARWLLGCDGARSRVRKGLGLPFEGSTYEDSCVLADVRVEWSLGEGELVIMPSAHGVVGAFPMPGGQRYRLFFIRPREDVADAADDVAPLALEEIQALVDQMVPVPTRVSEPRWMSRYRLHSRGVTRYRQGRVFLAGDAAHIHSPVGGQGMNTGIQDAYNLAWKLALVTRGRAPESLLDTYELERHPVGRHLLHGTDRAFSLMARGGLGARLFRAHVVPRVATRLFSSAIAQRRVWRFVSQLTIRYRESPLSSEHLWGEDVGGVSRRQGPGPGERVPEMPIRGEGVERLHQVLRGPQHTLLLFTGLSFEAPRREELVALAGRLEQQYGPWLKARVVVAGERTPSSRVLADEDGAVHRRFGAGAEGFYLVRPDGYVGHREWPLETKRLEAELARRLGR, encoded by the coding sequence ATGCTGGACGCATTGGTGGTGGGCGCCGGGCCGACGGGCCTGACGATGGCATCGGAGCTGGCGCGGCATGGGCTGAGCTGTCGCGTGGTGGAGCAACTCCCGGCCCCTTCGCCGCTCTCGCGCGCGCTGGCGGTGCAGGCCCGCACGCTCGAGATCTTCGAGGACCTGGGCATCGTGGAGCAGGCCCTCGCCCTCGGGCGCGAGGTCCAGGGCTTCAACGTGGTGGGCCAGGGCGGAGCGCGCGCGCGTGTTTCCCTGCGCGGCTTCACCTCGCTGGAGACGCGCTACCCCTTCATCCTCATGCTTCCGCAGGACGCCACCGAGGCGCTGCTCACCGAGCACCTGGGCTCCTTCGGCCCGCGGGTGGAGCGGGGCGTGGGGCTGGAGGGCTTCGAGCAGGGGACGGAAGGGGTCGTGGCCACCTTGATGCACGAGGATGGCCGGACGGAGCGCGTGTCCGCGCGGTGGCTGCTGGGCTGTGACGGCGCCCGCAGCCGGGTGCGCAAGGGGTTGGGCCTGCCCTTCGAGGGCTCGACGTATGAGGACTCGTGCGTGCTGGCGGACGTGCGCGTCGAGTGGTCCCTGGGTGAGGGCGAACTGGTCATCATGCCGTCCGCGCATGGCGTGGTGGGAGCCTTCCCCATGCCTGGGGGGCAGCGCTACCGGTTGTTCTTCATCCGGCCGCGCGAGGACGTCGCCGACGCCGCCGACGACGTGGCGCCCCTCGCCCTGGAGGAGATCCAGGCGCTGGTGGACCAGATGGTGCCCGTGCCCACGCGCGTGAGTGAGCCGCGGTGGATGTCGCGCTACCGGCTGCACAGCCGGGGCGTGACGCGCTACCGCCAGGGCCGTGTGTTCCTCGCCGGCGACGCCGCGCACATCCACAGCCCCGTGGGGGGCCAGGGGATGAACACGGGCATCCAGGATGCCTACAACCTCGCCTGGAAGCTGGCGCTCGTCACCCGGGGCCGCGCGCCGGAGTCCCTGCTCGACACGTACGAGCTGGAGCGGCACCCCGTGGGACGCCATCTGTTGCATGGCACGGACCGGGCCTTCTCCCTCATGGCGCGAGGGGGGCTTGGGGCGCGGCTGTTCCGTGCCCACGTGGTGCCCCGGGTCGCCACCCGCCTGTTCAGCAGTGCCATCGCGCAGCGCCGCGTGTGGCGTTTCGTCTCCCAGCTCACCATCCGCTACCGCGAGAGCCCCCTGTCTTCCGAGCACCTGTGGGGCGAGGACGTGGGAGGTGTGAGCAGGCGGCAAGGTCCCGGGCCCGGGGAGCGGGTCCCGGAGATGCCCATCCGGGGCGAGGGCGTGGAGCGCCTGCACCAGGTACTGCGCGGACCCCAGCACACGCTGCTGCTGTTCACGGGCCTGTCGTTCGAGGCCCCGCGGCGTGAGGAGCTGGTCGCGCTCGCGGGCCGGCTGGAGCAGCAGTACGGGCCCTGGTTGAAGGCGCGCGTGGTGGTGGCCGGAGAGCGCACCCCCTCCTCCCGGGTGCTGGCCGACGAGGACGGCGCGGTGCATCGCCGCTTCGGCGCGGGGGCGGAGGGGTTCTACCTGGTGCGGCCCGATGGGTATGTGGGCCACCGCGAGTGGCCGCTCGAGACGAAGCGGCTGGAAGCGGAGCTCGCGCGCCGGCTGGGCCGGTAG
- the grpE gene encoding nucleotide exchange factor GrpE, with product MAGSNRDSKGSFQAEISQDVIDEALKSVERRAHPPESGDGDVPEGGRTLEMDIPEGMTLEVDVPPSVFGESESGSGAPSMAALTDTRQRLEAVQRELEEARAQLEFSQTKSRETMERLKESHERALRATADLENYKKRAQKEKEEIQKFGLERLLKDFLPVLDNLDRALEASQKSTDFEAFRTGVEMTRKLFDSAMGKQGVKGFSAVGQPFDPRLHEAMQQVESATVPPGHVVYEAVRGYMLNDRLMRPALVVVARAPEGARPEPVSSKTPGSAPTGGATSAQPGNTPSEGQ from the coding sequence GTGGCCGGCTCGAACCGTGATTCGAAGGGTAGCTTCCAGGCGGAAATCTCTCAGGACGTCATCGACGAGGCGCTCAAGAGCGTCGAGCGGCGTGCCCATCCTCCCGAGAGTGGGGATGGGGATGTTCCCGAGGGGGGCAGAACGCTGGAAATGGACATCCCCGAGGGCATGACCCTGGAGGTGGACGTTCCTCCGTCCGTCTTCGGCGAGAGCGAGTCCGGCTCGGGCGCGCCCTCCATGGCCGCCCTGACCGATACGCGCCAGCGTTTGGAGGCCGTCCAGCGCGAGCTGGAGGAGGCCCGCGCCCAGCTCGAGTTCAGCCAGACCAAGAGCCGCGAGACGATGGAGCGCCTCAAGGAGAGCCACGAGCGCGCCCTGCGCGCCACGGCCGACCTGGAGAACTACAAGAAGCGCGCGCAGAAGGAGAAGGAGGAGATCCAGAAGTTCGGCCTCGAGCGCCTGCTCAAGGACTTCCTCCCGGTGCTCGACAACCTGGATCGCGCGCTGGAGGCGTCCCAGAAGTCCACCGACTTCGAGGCCTTCCGCACCGGCGTGGAGATGACGCGCAAGCTGTTCGACAGCGCCATGGGCAAGCAGGGCGTCAAGGGCTTCTCCGCCGTGGGCCAGCCCTTCGATCCGCGCCTGCACGAGGCCATGCAGCAGGTGGAGAGCGCCACCGTGCCTCCGGGGCACGTCGTCTACGAGGCCGTGCGCGGCTACATGCTCAATGATCGGCTCATGCGGCCCGCGCTGGTGGTGGTGGCGCGTGCTCCCGAGGGAGCCAGGCCCGAGCCGGTTTCCAGCAAAACGCCGGGGAGTGCGCCCACGGGGGGGGCCACTTCCGCGCAGCCCGGCAACACACCCAGCGAGGGTCAGTAG
- a CDS encoding DMT family transporter, giving the protein MHPSRLYLLAAATLWSTAGVLVKLSSLTGWQLASGRSLIAAVALALALPEGRKRPSARGLLATFAYATTVVTFIVANKLTTSANAIFLQDTAPLYVLLLSPLVLGERPSRGEWMAVPVFLLGLSLFFLDQLNPGQFWGNMVALGSGVSFAMCILGLRATRGEGTSVLVWGNVLAGLATLVPALEGPRPTAMDLGMLVFLGVFQLGCAYALFERGLRETPALEASLIILLEPVLNPVWTFLFAGERPGPWALVGGAIILLATAWRTLWAASSGSRPPAQEET; this is encoded by the coding sequence ATGCACCCCTCCCGCCTCTATCTGCTCGCCGCCGCCACGCTCTGGTCCACCGCGGGCGTCCTCGTGAAGCTGTCCAGTCTGACCGGCTGGCAGCTCGCCTCCGGCCGCTCGCTCATCGCCGCCGTGGCGCTCGCGCTCGCCCTCCCCGAGGGGCGCAAGCGGCCCTCGGCTCGCGGACTCCTGGCCACGTTCGCCTACGCCACCACGGTGGTGACGTTCATCGTGGCCAACAAGCTCACCACCTCGGCCAACGCCATCTTCCTGCAGGACACCGCGCCGCTCTACGTGCTGCTGCTCTCGCCCCTGGTGCTCGGCGAGCGGCCCTCACGTGGCGAGTGGATGGCCGTGCCCGTGTTCCTGCTCGGCCTGAGCCTCTTCTTCCTCGACCAGCTCAACCCCGGCCAGTTCTGGGGCAACATGGTGGCCCTGGGCTCGGGCGTCTCCTTCGCGATGTGCATCCTCGGGCTGCGCGCGACCCGGGGCGAGGGCACCTCCGTGCTCGTGTGGGGCAACGTCCTCGCGGGGCTCGCCACGCTCGTGCCCGCCCTCGAGGGGCCCCGCCCCACGGCGATGGACCTCGGGATGCTCGTCTTCCTCGGCGTGTTCCAGCTCGGGTGCGCCTATGCGCTCTTCGAGCGCGGTCTGCGCGAGACCCCCGCCCTGGAGGCCTCGCTGATCATCCTGCTCGAGCCGGTGCTCAACCCCGTGTGGACCTTCCTCTTCGCGGGCGAGCGGCCCGGCCCCTGGGCGCTCGTGGGCGGCGCCATCATCCTCCTGGCCACCGCCTGGCGCACGCTGTGGGCCGCGTCCTCGGGCAGCAGACCGCCCGCCCAGGAAGAGACCTGA
- the larB gene encoding nickel pincer cofactor biosynthesis protein LarB: MDEKTLTRLLEQVKGGKVSVDAAVGQLKDLPFAELGYATLDTHRSLRFGFPEVVLGEPKTVEQLLGIVATLVERKQTVLVTRLQPDKAEALLAAHPKGEYHAVARIFHLKQGKPKAGRVAVVTAGTSDIPVAEEAVLTAQAMGATVTRVYDVGVAGIHRLLRRREEIQSAHAAVVVAGMEGALASAVGGLVGIPVVAVPTSVGYGANFGGVSALLAMVNSCASNVATMNIDNGFGGGFYAALISRTRGQR; this comes from the coding sequence ATGGATGAGAAGACGCTCACCCGACTGCTCGAGCAGGTGAAGGGCGGCAAGGTCTCAGTGGATGCCGCCGTGGGGCAACTCAAGGACCTGCCCTTCGCCGAGCTGGGCTATGCGACGTTGGACACGCACCGCAGCCTGCGCTTCGGCTTTCCCGAGGTGGTGCTGGGTGAGCCGAAGACGGTGGAGCAGTTGCTCGGCATCGTGGCCACGCTGGTGGAACGCAAGCAGACGGTGCTGGTGACGCGGCTGCAGCCGGACAAGGCCGAGGCGCTCCTGGCCGCCCATCCCAAGGGCGAGTACCACGCGGTGGCGCGCATCTTCCACCTGAAGCAGGGCAAGCCCAAGGCGGGCCGGGTGGCGGTGGTGACGGCGGGGACGAGCGACATTCCCGTCGCCGAGGAGGCGGTGCTCACCGCGCAGGCGATGGGGGCCACGGTGACGCGCGTGTACGACGTGGGCGTGGCGGGCATCCACCGGCTCTTGCGGCGGCGCGAGGAGATCCAATCCGCGCACGCGGCGGTGGTGGTGGCGGGCATGGAGGGGGCGCTGGCGAGCGCGGTGGGAGGGCTCGTGGGCATTCCCGTGGTGGCGGTGCCGACGTCGGTGGGGTACGGGGCCAACTTCGGCGGGGTATCCGCGCTGCTGGCGATGGTGAACTCGTGCGCCTCGAACGTGGCGACGATGAACATCGACAACGGCTTCGGGGGCGGCTTCTACGCGGCGCTCATCTCGCGCACGCGCGGGCAGCGCTGA
- a CDS encoding transcriptional regulator has protein sequence MAEKWDKQLMDFLKRTGEELKRTGEDLKTEAQRLLVEVQDPSNQAKVKEGLQNLRVWAVATGKQAAEHLESAARRVEETVEGAFDRHSSSAAPPSPVPPAARTPSAPPPPPPVPPTPPVPPEAKAAAKAGASKSIGRKKPLAKTAPAKTAAAKKPAAKKASSPKSIGRKKPARPAS, from the coding sequence ATGGCCGAGAAGTGGGACAAGCAGTTGATGGACTTCCTCAAGCGCACGGGCGAGGAACTCAAGCGCACGGGCGAGGACCTCAAGACCGAGGCGCAGCGGCTGCTCGTGGAGGTGCAGGACCCGAGCAACCAGGCCAAGGTGAAGGAGGGCCTGCAGAACCTGCGCGTCTGGGCGGTGGCGACGGGCAAGCAGGCCGCGGAGCACCTGGAGTCCGCCGCGCGCCGCGTGGAGGAGACCGTCGAGGGCGCCTTCGACAGACATTCGTCTTCCGCGGCTCCCCCGTCCCCGGTGCCCCCCGCGGCACGGACCCCGTCGGCGCCTCCCCCGCCTCCTCCAGTGCCCCCCACGCCTCCGGTGCCTCCCGAGGCCAAGGCCGCCGCCAAGGCGGGCGCGTCCAAGTCGATTGGCCGCAAGAAGCCCTTGGCCAAGACCGCTCCCGCCAAGACCGCCGCCGCGAAGAAGCCGGCGGCCAAGAAGGCGAGCTCCCCCAAGTCGATCGGCCGCAAGAAGCCCGCCCGTCCGGCCTCCTGA
- the larC gene encoding nickel pincer cofactor biosynthesis protein LarC, with translation MRKVLYLEPVGGIAGDMFLAAGIDLGVSPEALTQALGGLGVPGWKLAVSRAVRHAISGTHLDVVLDEREAHPHRAYADIRALIEAAPTLPPRAKERALAVFRAIGEAEAKVHGVSLDAIHFHEVGAVDSIVDICGAAVVLELLGDPEVYAAPPPLGSGTIRVAHGNMPIPVPATLELLRELPVRFEGVGELTTPTGAALLKVLARIAPPPADFRMERIGYGVGTKDFRDRPNVLRATLGRAEGQTEGLWVLEANLDDSTPQLLGYLLEHVLTRGALDAWVVPATMKKARPGHVLSVLVESSVKEAVVDLLLRESTTLGVRSYAVERRALERDWVEVETPWGPVRVKRGLRDGVVLNVHPEFEDCRRVAESAGVPLKQVMAAALAALGSGR, from the coding sequence ATGCGCAAGGTTCTCTATCTGGAGCCCGTGGGCGGTATCGCCGGGGACATGTTCCTGGCGGCGGGCATCGATCTGGGCGTGTCGCCGGAGGCGCTCACCCAGGCGCTCGGTGGGCTCGGGGTGCCGGGCTGGAAGCTGGCGGTGAGCCGGGCGGTGCGGCACGCCATCAGCGGTACGCACCTGGACGTGGTGCTGGACGAGCGCGAGGCGCATCCCCACCGGGCCTATGCGGACATCCGCGCGCTCATCGAGGCGGCACCCACGCTGCCGCCCCGGGCCAAGGAGCGGGCGCTGGCGGTGTTCCGCGCCATCGGCGAGGCGGAGGCGAAGGTGCACGGCGTGTCGCTCGACGCCATCCACTTCCACGAGGTGGGCGCGGTGGACTCCATCGTGGACATCTGCGGGGCCGCGGTGGTGCTGGAACTGCTAGGCGACCCCGAGGTGTACGCCGCGCCGCCGCCGCTGGGCAGTGGCACCATCCGGGTGGCGCACGGCAACATGCCGATTCCAGTGCCGGCCACGCTGGAACTGCTCCGGGAGCTGCCGGTGCGCTTCGAGGGGGTGGGGGAGCTGACGACGCCCACGGGAGCGGCGCTGCTCAAGGTGCTCGCTCGCATCGCCCCGCCGCCGGCGGACTTCCGCATGGAGCGCATTGGCTACGGCGTGGGGACGAAGGACTTCCGCGACCGGCCCAACGTGTTGCGCGCCACCCTGGGCCGGGCCGAGGGCCAGACGGAGGGCCTCTGGGTGCTCGAGGCGAACCTGGACGACAGCACGCCGCAACTGCTCGGCTATCTGCTGGAGCATGTGTTGACGCGGGGCGCGTTGGACGCCTGGGTGGTGCCCGCGACGATGAAGAAGGCGCGGCCGGGGCATGTGCTGAGTGTGCTGGTGGAGTCGAGCGTGAAGGAGGCCGTGGTGGACCTGCTGCTGCGTGAGTCCACGACGCTCGGCGTGCGCTCCTATGCCGTGGAACGGCGGGCCCTGGAGCGCGACTGGGTGGAGGTCGAGACGCCGTGGGGTCCAGTGCGGGTGAAGCGCGGCCTGCGCGACGGCGTGGTGCTCAACGTCCACCCCGAGTTCGAGGACTGCCGCCGGGTGGCCGAGTCCGCCGGGGTTCCCCTCAAGCAGGTGATGGCGGCGGCACTGGCGGCACTCGGCTCCGGACGCTGA